A genomic region of Colletes latitarsis isolate SP2378_abdomen chromosome 7, iyColLati1, whole genome shotgun sequence contains the following coding sequences:
- the Plexb gene encoding plexin B: MRMCFVNYCLHIMRFLGFVSFPTSPTVLLSSVLPLPFHRLSLSSMSVATWFMVVLVTAAIDTPTSTVPPAQENKSLHVVTQFPSGDSQRYGFYPLDPNTTREGALRFNHLTIDPATGRLYAGAINRLLQLDSNLRLEGYVITGPRSDNPQCHATGCPSRDITTSLMDNVNKLLIADLESQTLIVCGSLLQGACEKYKMSNISIKPEFIPYSVAANDETSSTYAFIGPEKYNAWGKTNILYVGTTFTNRGEYRHDVPAISSRNLHNLKFAEYTFNKQPIVYIDVKYRDHFLVKYVYGFNASDYAYFVLVQKQSYLPEQEELGYTSRLARSCISDPNYDSYTEVTLQCTIDLGDGKQHFYNLVQDAKVAPAGSDIAMQLGISVGDPIFVSVFSPSRGITNEPLTRSAVCVYSLQEIETKFNENIHMCFNGSTKYRNMGYVSGPIQDGKCPTAGTTGNILNFCEVGLKISGMSPIVGQAILHFPDEFVTSVTIANTESHTVAFLGTNDGVLKKVLLSGTEAFVYESIVIDEGNRLMPDSLISPDGEHIYVLSSSKISKVQVEHCSSYTNCSSCLDAKDPYCGWCSLEKRCTVRGDCQKASHSSPRWLSLGTGQQCIDFEQVLPDRMPINQMTTVQLTIRTLPELPAGANYKCVFGNAEPIDALMTGFGLSCPTPPVTERSSIPEGADHVLVPLSVRSSETNKDFVSRNFAFYDCSRHTVCTECVKSQWACSWCVYDNKCTHNTSCQGIISGENNQASLAAHGAQYCPRFVQRSEPLMLPNSVPKEIVLEVENLPHPQVGHSGFQCIVTIEGANLKVQARVDSSRLIVCDKTVYSYEAVTGEYEAEVTVVWNINHHVDKTTIILYKCEVLGSHREHADCSLCVTRDARFECTWCGNSCVYRHSCLHSPFTECPKPRIDMIKPLSGPIEGGTLVTIEGSNLGLKESDVAGKIHIGNTPCTLVKYEVSVRIVCRTGRHEATDTASVVVGNDAGYTESAVLFNYKDIRLSGVYPSVGPQSGGTQLAITGMFLNIGSVISAYLDELQCHVNVTQASSTRLTCVTSKSDRVRRIERLTLSIDGANRTLVGNPYNYTNDPTIMEIKPLTSFASGGRMITVHGTNLDTIQKPEMEVYLDNEPLPINRTICTVLNPTQMECPSPSVAKRFMTLRRNERAAVNGQSTPAQSLKLKDSQLSLKIAFIMDNVESVRDLEKYFQSLRNRLLYVEDPKFLAFPRNIKLYKGDTLVIEGENLIYASDESDVNVTVGTLPCNVTSLASTQLVCIPPDQQPADTDELGIKTENGLPLVVVRVGRSLRFPIGYLRYEVIKSYPIPPEAIAGIAAGTFGLVFLFVLVLIIYRRKSTQAEREYKRIQIQMDTLESNVRMECKQAFAELQTDMTDLTADLESSGIPTLDHKNYIMKVFFPGVTHHPILNDPRSRSNISRTNYDAAMIQFEQLINNKYFVLTFIETLEAQKDFNIRDKVNVASLLMVVLMGKMEYATDILMNLLLRLIEKAVNTKHPQLMLRRTESVVEKMLTNWMALCMYNYLKDYAGSSLFLLFKAIKHQIEKGPVDVISHDARYSLSEERLLREQIEHNVVTLHVVQDDLDEKIQCKVLDCDTINQVKSKILDSLYKNTPFSLRPSVHDVDLEWRHGRGGHLTLQDEDLTTKCNGEWKKINTLAHYGVKESAVMSLIPRQNDGFSVACKPPCHNCKPSHYHHQQQPIHHHSHHHHLHRHANHCSSTHLPSTPNHNLISPVMYNHPVSGLYFESQHSPPIITANGDVESGHGGNQRLYHLVRPIEESHYPPGMGFTGSKHHHPERTHKAIPEIFLTRLLSTKGTVQKFVDDFLNTILTANETLPSAVKWLFDLLDDAAKQHGIVDPEVPHAWKSNSLPLRFWVNFIKNPDFMFDINKSTTVDSSLSVIAQTFMDSCSMTEHRLGKDSPSNKLLFAKDIPHYREKVGRFYTDVQRLPQITDQEMSSAMQQLSASHANEFDVIAALKELYIYVSKYYEQILEALETDAGCRKLHLAHRLENVACTLEGEETSAC; this comes from the exons ATGCGCATGTGCTTTGTCAACTATTGTCTACACATCATGAGATTCTTGGGATTTGTATCATTTCCCACTTCGCCTACTGTGCTGCTGTCTTCTGTGCTGCCATTGCCATTCCATCGATTATCCCTTTCATCCATGTCTGTTGCCACCTGGTTTATGGTGGTATTGGTAACAGCAGCCATAGATACACCTACTAGTACCGTTCCACCTGCTCAAGAAAACAAATCTCTACACGTGGTAACACAGTTTCCTTCAGGGGACAGTCAACGATATGGATTTTATCCTTTAGATCCAAATACAACGAGAGAAGGTGCCCTCCGATTTAATCATCTCACTATAGATCCTGCTACAGGACGATTGTATGCAGGTGCCATTAACAGACTTTTACAGTTAGATTCTAATCTCAGACTGGAAGGATATGTTATTACAG GACCAAGATCGGATAATCCTCAGTGTCACGCGACAGGCTGCCCCTCTAGAGACATAACGACGTCTCTGATGGACAATGTGAACAAACTACTAATCGCTGATCTTGAATCGCAAACATTAATCGTTTGTGGTTCTCTTCTTCAAGGTGCTTGCGAAAAGTACAAAATGTCGAACATATCCATCAAGCCAGAGTTCATTCCCTACAGCGTAGCGGCTAACGACGAAACTTCGTCTACTTATGCGTTTATCGGTCCTGAAAAGTACAACGCGTGGGGGAAAACGAATATTCTGTACGTTGGCACCACGTTTACCAACAGGGGAGAATATAGGCACGACGTGCCAGCCATTTCAAGCAGAAATCTTCACAATTTAAAGTTCGCAGAATATACATTCAACAAACAGCCGATCGTGTATATCGATGTCAAGTATCGAGATCACTTTTTGGTCAAATACGTGTACGGTTTTAACGCGAgcgattacgcgtattttgtatTGGTACAAAAACAATCTTATCTTCCCGAACAAGAGGAGCTGGGCTACACGTCGAGATTGGCGAGAAGTTGTATAAGCGATCCAAACTACGACAGTTACACAGAAGTGACGCTGCAATGTACCATCGACCTAGGAGACGGGAAGcaacatttttataatttagtgcaagacgCAAAAGTGGCACCGGCCGGAAGCGATATAGCGATGCAACTCGGCATTTCCGTCGGTGATCCCATCTTCGTTTCAGTATTTTCGCCGAGCAGAGGTATCACGAACGAACCGTTAACTCGCTCGGCAGTTTGCGTATACAGTTTACAAGAAATCGAGACGAAATTCAACGAAAATATTCATATGTGTTTCAACGGTAGCACCAAATATAGAAACATGGGCTACGTCAGTGGTCCTATACAAGACGGAAAGTGTCCTACAGCAGGA ACAACAGGCAATATTTTAAACTTCTGCGAGGTGGGCTTAAagatctctggaatgtcgccgaTCGTTGGACAAGCGATTCTACATTTTCCCGACGAATTCGTTACCTCTGTAACAATAGCCAATACCGAGAGCCATACCGTAGCATTCCTGGGAACTAACGATGGAGTTCTGAAAAAAGTTTTACTTTCCGGAACCGAAGCATTCGTCTACGAAAGCATTGTAATCGACGAAGGGAACAGATTGATGCCCGACAGTTTAATTTCACCAGACGGAGAGCACATTTACGTTCTATCGagttctaaaatttcaaaagtTCAAGTCGAGCATTGTAGCAGCTACACTAATTGTAGCAGCTGTCTCGACGCGAAAGATCCTTATTGCGGATGGTGTTCCTTGGAAAAAAG ATGTACAGTTAGAGGGGATTGTCAAAAAGCGAGTCACAGCAGTCCAAGATGGCTGTCTCTAGGCACAGGGCAGCAGTGCATTGATTTTGAGCAAGTTCTACCGGATCGTATGCCTATCAATCAAATGACtacggttcaattgactatcagAACTCTTCCCGAATTACCAGCAGGCGCTAATTACAAATGCGTTTTCGGGAACGCGGAACCCATAGACGCTTTAATGACCGGTTTTGGATTGTCGTGTCCCACGCCACCCGTCACGGAGAGATCCAGTATACCGGAAGGAGCCGACCATGTTTTAGTGCCGCTGTCCGTACGGTCcagcgaaacgaacaaagacttTGTTTCGCGAAACTTTGCATTTTATGACTGCTCCAGGCATACTGTATGCACAGAGTGTGTAAAATCTCAGTGGGCATGTAGCTGGTGCGTGTACGACAACAAATGTACGCACAATACAAGTTGCCAGGGTATAATATCGGGGGAAAAT AATCAAGCGAGTCTCGCCGCACACGGAGCACAGTATTGCCCAAGGTTCGTCCAACGCAGCGAACCGTTGATGTTACCCAACAGCGTACCTAAAGAGATAGTGCTGGAGGTCGAGAATCTACCGCATCCGCAAGTGGGGCACAGTGGTTTCCAATGCATTGTGACCATCGAGGGTGCGAACCTAAAAGTACAAGCACGCGTCGACAGCAGCCGTCTGATAGTCTGCGACAAAACGGTCTACTCGTACGAGGCGGTCACCGGCGAATACGAAGCAGAGGTGACGGTCGTCTGGAACATCAATCACCACGTCGATAAGACCACTATAATTCTCTACAAGTGTGAAGTGTTAGGTTCCCATCGCGAGCATGCAGATTGTTCGCTTTGTGTGACGAGGGACGCGCGTTTCGAATGTACTTGGTGCGGCAACAGTTGCGTGTATCGACATTCCTGCTTGCACTCGCCGTTCACCGAATGCCCCAAACCAAGAATAGACATGATAAAACCACTTAGCGGACCGATCGAGGGTGGAACGCTGGTAACCATCGAAGGCAGTAATCTCGGATTGAAAGAAAGCGACGTGGCGGGCAAAATACACATTGGCAACACTCCGTGCACTCTAGTCAAATACGAAGTGTCCGTGCGCATTGTTTGCCGCACCGGACGACACGAAGCCACTGATACGGCTTCCGTCGTGGTCGGCAACGACGCTGGATACACCGAAAGCGCGGTGCTGTTCAATTACAAAGACATACGACTATCCGGTGTCTATCCATCGGTCGGGCCGCAGAGCGGAGGCACGCAGCTCGCCATCACCGGGATGTTCTTGAATATCGGCAGCGTTATTTCGGCTTATTTGGACGAGCTGCAGTGCCACGTGAACGTGACGCAAGCGAGCAGCACCAGACTGACCTGCGTCACCAGTAAATCGGACCGCGTGAGGAGAATCGAAAGACTGACGCTCAGCATAGACGGCGCGAATCGCACGCTGGTTGGCAATCCGTACAATTACACCAACGATCCCACTATCATGGAAATCAAACCATTGACGAGTTTCGCCTCCGGTGGTCGTATGATCACTGTCCACGGTACCAACTTGGATACCATTCAGAAACCCGAGATGGAGGTGTACTTGGACAACGAACCGCTGCCGATAAACCGAACCATCTGCACGGTGTTGAATCCCACGCAAATGGAATGCCCGAGCCCGAGCGTCGCCAAACGATTCATGACCCTACGACGAAACGAACGCGCGGCGGTAAACGGCCAGAGTACGCCGGCGCAGTCGTTGAAATTGAAGGACTCCCAGTTGTCTTTGAAAATAGCGTTCATCATGGACAACGTGGAAAGCGTGAGAGACTTAGAGAAATACTTTCAGAGCCTCAGGAATCGTTTGCTGTACGTCGAAGATCCCAAGTTCCTCGCGTTCCCGCGTAACATAAAATTGTACAAAGGAGACACGCTGGTCATCGAGGGGGAGAATCTAATTTACGCCAGCGACGAGTCCGACGTGAACGTCACGGTGGGTACGTTGCCCTGCAACGTGACGTCTCTCGCTTCGACCCAATTGGTCTGCATACCGCCCGACCAACAGCCCGCCGACACGGACGAGCTTGGAATCAAAACCGAGAACGGATTGCCGCTGGTCGTGGTGCGGGTAGGCAGGAGTCTACGGTTTCCCATCGGCTACCTTCGTTACGAGGTGATCAAATCGTACCCGATTCCGCCGGAAGCGATCGCCGGGATCGCGGCCGGCACGTTCGGTCTCGTGTTTCTGTTCGTTCTGGTACTGATAATTTATAGAAGAAAGAGCACACAGGCGGAGAGGGAGTACAAACGAATCCAAATACAGATGGATACGCTCGAGAGCAACGTGAGGATGGAATGTAAACAGGCGTTCGCCGAGTTACAAACGGACATGACCGACTTAACGGCGGATTTGGAATCCTCCGGTATTCCGACCCTCGATCACAAGAACTATATTATGAAAGTATTTTTTCCTGGCGTCACGCATCATCCGATATTGAACGATCCCAGATCGCGCAGTAACATTTCTCGAACGAATTACGACGCCGCTATGATACAGTTCGAGCAGCTAATCAACAACAAGTACTTCGTTTTAACGTTCATCGAGACCCTAGAGGCACAGAAAGATTTTAATATTAGAGACAAAGTAAACGTCGCCTCTCTGCTGATGGTCGTTTTAATGGGTAAAATGGAGTACGCGACCGACATACTTATGAATCTTTTACTCAGATTAATCGAGAAGGCGGTGAACACGAAACACCCGCAGCTGATGCTGAGGAGGACGGAATCCGTGGTGGAGAAGATGCTAACGAATTGGATGGCGCTTTGTATGTACAATTATCTGAAAGACTATGCCGGTTCCTCTCTATTTTTACTGTTCAAGGCGATAAAACACCAGATAGAAAAAGGTCCCGTAGACGTGATCTCGCACGACGCGAGATACTCGCTGTCCGAGGAAAGGCTGCTCCGGGAACAGATCGAACACAACGTCGTCACGTTGCACGTTGTCCAAGACGATCTCGACGAGAAGATACAATGCAAAGTTTTAGATTGTGATACGATAAATCAAGTGAAATCCAAGATCCTCGACTCCCTCTACAAGAACACTCCGTTTTCGCTGAGACCGTCCGTGCACGACGTAGATTTGGAATGGAGACACGGTAGAGGCGGCCATTTGACGCTACAGGACGAGGATCTGACGACAAAATGCAACGGAGAATGGAAGAAGATAAACACGTTGGCTCATTACGGCGTGAAAGAGTCGGCGGTGATGTCGTTGATCCCTAGACAGAACGATGGCTTTTCCGTCGCGTGTAAACCGCCGTGCCACAATTGCAAACCGTCGCATTACCATCATCAACAACAACCGATCCATCATCATTCGCATCACCACCACCTCCATCGACACGCGAATCACTGTTCGTCCACGCATCTTCCATCCACACCCAATCACAATTTAATCAGTCCTGTAATGTACAATCATCCCGTTAGCGGTTTGTATTTCGAGTCCCAACACTCGCCGCCGATCATAACTGCGAACGGCGACGTGGAGAGCGGTCACGGCGGTAATCAACGATTATATCATTTAGTGAGGCCTATCGAAGAGAGCCACTATCCGCCGGGAATGGGTTTCACCGGTAGTAAACATCATCATCCGGAACGAACGCACAAAGCCATACCCGAGATATTTTTAACGAGACTGTTGTCGACTAAGGGCACCGTTCAGAAATTCGTCGACGATTTCTTGAACACGATACTAACCGCGAACGAGACATTGCCGAGCGCTGTAAAATGGTTGTTCGATCTGCTCGACGATGCCGCGAAGCAACACGGAATCGTCGATCCCGAAGTGCCGCATGCATGGAAGTCGAACAGTTTGCCGCTTAGATTTTGGGTGAATTTTATTAAGAATCCAGACTTCATGTTCGATATTAATAAATCTACGACGGTCGACTCGAGTCTCTCCGTTATAGCGCAAACGTTCATGGACTCTTGCTCGATGACCGAGCACAGGCTAGGAAAAGACTCGCCCTCTAATAAATTGCTCTTCGCTAAGGACATACCGCATTATCGAGAGAAAGTGGGTCGTTTTTACACAGATGTACAGAGATTGCCACAAATTACCGATCAAGAAATGTCTAGTGCCATGCAACAATTGAGTGCGTCGCACGCGAACGAGTTCGACGTGATCGCGGCACTGAAGGAACTCTACATCTACGTCAGCAAGTATTATGAACAA ATTCTTGAGGCCTTGGAGACAGACGCTGGCTGTCGCAAATTACACCTAGCCCACAGGCTAGAAAATGTGGCGTGCACGCTCGAGGGAGAAGAAACCAGTGCCTGCTGA
- the LOC143343641 gene encoding integrator complex subunit 12 translates to MSQLDLDPQFMQGLHLLHSTNKDSAEQLRALLDEAIKQKYGPSKMLSNVLHKKYMMEEPVLSDHSSSSSSKKSKSSGSSSKHSSKSSKNSSPVNLPTRDTPPDIIHTDNTLALEILEDDLTCVICKGMDVGARNRLVECLECHSLYHQECHVPHILDSQIDVPGLVWYCSNCSKSQVSKERSSPKTVIESKSKEQKKSNISGGNKVTPNIHIVSADRRLKDMMKKAKQDKRSTNTAPSSKNSSSSTPALSSTKSQEKSLLYKIKSGVE, encoded by the exons ATGTCACAATTGGATTTAGATCCACAATTCATGCAAGGCTTACACCTTTTACATTCCACTAATAAAGATTCTGCCGAACAACTGCGAGCTCTTCTAGATGAAGCCATTAAGCAAAAATATGGGCCGTCTAAAATGTTATCAAATGTATTGCATAAAAAG TATATGATGGAGGAACCAGTACTGAGCGACCACagtagcagcagcagcagcaaaaaAAGTAAAAGCTCTGGATCTTCTTCCAAACATTCAAGCAAATCGAGCAAGAACAGTTCCCCTGTGAATCTACCGACGCGCGACACACCGCCCGATATTATACACACTGATAACACATTGGCATTAGAAATCTTGGAAGATGATCTAACGTGTGTTATTTGCAAAGGGATGGATGTTGGTGCAAGGAACAGACTCGTAGAATGTTTAGAATGCCATTCTTTGTACCATCAAGAATGTCATGTTCCACATATTTTAGACTCGCAAATAGATGTTCCAGGGTTGGTGTGGTATtgctcaaattgttctaaatctCAG GTCTCAAAAGAAAGGAGTTCACCAAAAACAGTGATAGAAAGCAAATCCAAAGAACAAAAAAAATCTAACATAA GCGGTGGAAACAAAGTAACGCCAAATATTCATATTGTAAGTGCAGACAGGAGATTAAAGGATATGATGAAGAAAGCAAAGCAAGACAAAAGAAGTACAAATACCGCCCCGAGTTCAAAGAATTCTTCGTCCAGTACACCAGCATTGTCTTCGACAAAGTCTCAGGAAAAGTCACTGTTGTATAAAATTAAGTCAGGCGTAGAATGA